From the genome of Podospora bellae-mahoneyi strain CBS 112042 chromosome 2, whole genome shotgun sequence:
TTGTTTAGGTGCCAACGATAATGATGCCTATTTCTTAACTTGCCAGGTTCAGACTACCTTTTTAGACCACGAGAGGGTGTGTGATACGACCCTGTTCCTTGTTTTGACAGATTTGTGCATTAGACCTTTGCAATACTGGCATTAAAATGCAGAAGCAGACAGCAGTGTTCAGTCGCAGATACTCCACAAGGTGTACGATGGTTCTCCATGTAAAGAATCACATCGAGACCTCTTTATCGCTTTGAAGTACTATATAGGTAACTTGCGGTTGCGTATACTCTGGGCTCTAGGGCAGGGAGAGGAGAAAGTCATGATCCCAGGACAGGGTTGTAAATGGTAGCGCAGTGCTTAAAGTAGGCTGGGCTGTAGAGGGTCATTTAACGCTCAAGGGCATAACGCTCTAACAGCTGCCTCCTATGGCGACTCTACTATGATAGTTGGAGCAGTTTGGGAGGCCACCACTGTTGGCCTGTAATGCAGCCAGCGGTCTAGGCCCTCTTCTCGTTGTCGATCTTCACTCCGATAGTTCAGTTTGTCTTTCACAAGCAAGTACCTAGACTGTGAACCTCGGTCAGCATCTTTAGGTTCTCCATGTGTTCTGATCTCACCAGCCTTCAAAAGGAGGGTACTTTACTCGGGCGTAGCGGTTGCTCATCCACCAAACACGTGCCGTCATTCCGATTAGCTACATTGGAAAACCTTGGTCATCACATATGGACCTGCTTAGATAGGTATCTGAGTATATATCCAACTAAGGAGACGATTATGATTTCGAACCAACTTCTACTTGCTACTAACTACCTTGCAGATACCTTGCTAGGTGGCTCTCCGGATGACCAAAACATCATTGCTACAACACCTCCCCAGGTAAACTCGTCAACCCTACATTTCTGTGTCAGCACAACTTGTCACCAAATCTAACTCTTGGATCAGGTGAAAACTTACACCCCTCATAGTCCTCATCAACACGCGGCGGCACGGTGCActtgaccgcctcctctGGAGTCTGCGTCTCCAAAACGTCACACACATCCATGGTACATCGGGCATCCATAGCACGCTGTAAAGCGTCTTCTTTCCATCCAAACACGTAGTCACCATGCTGGGAGAAACCCTTTTCGTCTCCGGTGGACCAGACAAACGGCTGGGATCCGTCCTCCGGCCAGAGGTCAGGATCGCTGAAGAGGTCGGTCTGCAAGCAACAAATCAGTAATTCAGAAAATGCCGCATTCCGGATCGAACACATACCCTCCACCTAACCTCATACATAACCTGAGGAATCACCACCGGATGTGTGTCAGGACAATTGCCAGTCGGACCAACATCGTACGCCCCAGCACCCTTTGCATAAGCAACATGACTCATATGATCCGGGCTATCGAGATTGACGCCATCCCAGCATGTTGGGAAAGTAATCACCGATCGGATCCCTCCCACACAGGGCTTGCTGGGAAGCTTCTCCGTATCTGGCGACGCGCAGTTGAGGTTTCTGTTGTCCCCAGACTCGGGCATACACCTATGGCACACCTTGACCGGCGCCGGCCCTGCGTCTGGACCCTCCTTCTTAGCGGCATCGCCCACTAGCATTCTGAAGCCGGGCTTGAAAGCCTTGACCGTGCCCggagtggtgatggtagTTGACGGGATATAGTAGACTGTAATACCGCCATTGCCACGgagcccttcttcttggtgttgtggcACACGTTTGTAGGTGCCGTTTCGGGCACGGAAGAACAGCACTGCAGTCCAGTAGTTGGAGAGATCCTCGGTGAAGGTGCAGCTTGTGCAGGTTGAATTTGAGACCAGATCGTGGTTAGGGTGGGTCATATCTGGGCGGAAGGAGTTGCCACCAACAAtttggtggagatggggggaggggacagAGCCGGGGTTGACAAGGGGGTCGATTCggtcgacgacgagctgggaGCAGGCGAAGCGCATCATGGGGGGGATGACGATACCGGG
Proteins encoded in this window:
- a CDS encoding hypothetical protein (EggNog:ENOG503PBTV; COG:S) gives rise to the protein MLLRAIALTLGATLTGHLASAQPPGIVIPPMMRFACSQLVVDRIDPLVNPGSVPSPHLHQIVGGNSFRPDMTHPNHDLVSNSTCTSCTFTEDLSNYWTAVLFFRARNGTYKRVPQHQEEGLRGNGGITVYYIPSTTITTPGTVKAFKPGFRMLVGDAAKKEGPDAGPAPVKVCHRCMPESGDNRNLNCASPDTEKLPSKPCVGGIRSVITFPTCWDGVNLDSPDHMSHVAYAKGAGAYDVGPTGNCPDTHPVVIPQVMYEVRWRTDLFSDPDLWPEDGSQPFVWSTGDEKGFSQHGDYVFGWKEDALQRAMDARCTMDVCDVLETQTPEEAVKCTVPPRVDEDYEGWLTSLPGEVL